Part of the Methylovirgula sp. 4M-Z18 genome is shown below.
GCAAGGGCTCGCCTATTTTCCGCCGTTTCTCGACACGAGTGCATTTATGCCGCAGCGCCAACCTCGCGCGCACGACGCAGGGCAATCTGTACAGCTCATTTGCGTCGCGATGATGCGCCCCGGCGTCAAATTGGAAAGCTACGCATTTCTGGCTTGCGCCCTCGGCCACCTCATGCACCTCCCCTGGCATCTCACGATCGTCGGCGACGGACCGGCGCGGCCGCAGGTGGAAGCGGCTTTCAGCGCTCTGCCCGCCGAGACCTACAGCTTTCGCGGCGCGCTCGATTCGGCCCGCGTCCGCGAGGCGCTTCATGCCGCCGATCTCTTCGTCTGGCCGGGATTTGGCGAAGCCTACGGGATTGCCTATCTCGAAGCGCAAGCTGCCGGCCTTCCGGTCGTGGCGCTCAATGAGGGCGGCATTGCCAGCGTACTGAAACCCAATGAAACCGGGATTCTGGTGCAGGAGAAGACACCGGCCGCCTATGCTGGGGCAGTCGAAGCCCTCATCAAGGACGAGACCGGGCGCGCGGTGATGGGCCGCGCCGCTGCGGCCTTTCTGCATCGCGAGCGCTCGCTCGTGAGCGCAGCACAACGGCTTGATCGATTGCTGCATGATGCTCTACAGCGCTATCAAGCAGAGGCCAAAACTCATGACTGAGACATTTCTCTGGCGCGACCTCATCCGCGCCATCGACCAACATGCAAGTGCGACCAATCGCGTGCGCTTCTGGTTGCGCGACGATGACGCGGTCGAACCGACACCGGCGCTGGATCGCCTTCGCACGTTGTGCGAGGCGCATGACGTTCCGCTGCTGCTCGCGGTGATTCCAAAACCGGCGCAACAAAGCCTCGGCGACTACGTG
Proteins encoded:
- a CDS encoding glycosyltransferase family 4 protein, producing MSRPLRIAFYAPLKSPDDAVPSGDRQMARALIEALTRAGHTVTLVSRLRSFHKVPDAAAYVVLDTAARRECQRIADAWREGATPNLWLTYHPYYKAPDLLGPELAQAFAIPYVTAEASYAKKRESGDWAKWQKPVGLALRQATLNLCFTRPDYLGLAQFLGSEQGLAYFPPFLDTSAFMPQRQPRAHDAGQSVQLICVAMMRPGVKLESYAFLACALGHLMHLPWHLTIVGDGPARPQVEAAFSALPAETYSFRGALDSARVREALHAADLFVWPGFGEAYGIAYLEAQAAGLPVVALNEGGIASVLKPNETGILVQEKTPAAYAGAVEALIKDETGRAVMGRAAAAFLHRERSLVSAAQRLDRLLHDALQRYQAEAKTHD